One genomic segment of Hordeum vulgare subsp. vulgare chromosome 2H, MorexV3_pseudomolecules_assembly, whole genome shotgun sequence includes these proteins:
- the LOC123427246 gene encoding inositol phosphorylceramide glucuronosyltransferase 1-like, whose protein sequence is MGSSPSGLPLLAALVAAALLAGAAAAAATEEAYVTLLYGDEFVLGVRVLGKSIRDTGTRRDMVVLVSDGVSEYSRGLLEADGWIVNRITLLANPNQVRPTRFWGVYTKLKIFNMTSYKKVVYLDADTVVVKSIEDVFKCGKFCGNLKHSERMNSGVMVVEPSETVFKDMISQVDRLPSYTGGDQGFLNSYYADFANSRVYEPDSPLTPEPETQRLSTLYNADVGLYMLANKWMVDEKELRVIHYTLGPLKPWDWWTAWLVKPVEIWQDVRQKLEESLPGTGGGRNPHDQLVVKFLFILPFCLLLFGYYQSCFQNNKDFPIVQSLCAFARRGRHKYKSEEALPSYSVVGVSSSTFSTSNQTISNGSHLKLPSYFGAIAVLICFMSAGFSLAFAFTIIPRQIRPWTGLLLMFEWTFVAFFLLFGSYLRFVYRWGSISATHVGYSNSDSSENRVATGHQRNISDFDMEATFYWTGMAVIAVVTVFSPTILGITALFAKLGLMVAGGVLLASFMTYASVHLAISAFHKGQKDRNGSRTRRICFWCL, encoded by the exons ATGGGATCGTCGCCGTCCGGGCTGCCCCTGCTGGCCGCCCTCGTCGCGGCGGCGCTGCTCGCCGgcgcggccgcggccgcggcgACGGAGGAGGCATACGTCACGCTGCTCTACGGCGACGAGTTCGTCCTCGGCGTGCGCGTCCTGGGCAAGTCCATCCGCGACACCGGCACGCGGCGCGACATGGTCGtgctcgtctccgacggcgtctcCGAGTACTCGCGGGGGCTCCTCGAG GCTGATGGTTGGATCGTGAATCGTATAACTTTACTGGCTAATCCTAACCAAGTGAGACCAACGAGGTTTTGGGGTGTCTACACAAAGCTAAAGATATTCAACATGACAAGCTACAAAAAAG TTGTTTATCTTGATGCAGATACTGTAGTTGTAAAAAGTATCGAGGATGTTTTCAAGTGTGGGAAGTTCTGTGGGAACTTGAAGCATTCTGAAAGAATGAATTCTGGAGTGATGGTTGTGGAGCCATCTGAAACTGTTTTCAAGGATATGATTAGCCAAGTAGACCGATTGCCTTCCTACACTGGAG GGGATCAAGGTTTTCTTAATTCGTATTATGCTGATTTTGCTAACTCCCGCGTATATGAGCCAGACTCACCTTTAACACCTGAACCAGAGACACAGCGCCTTTCTACCTTGTATAATGCTGATGTTGGTCTTTACATGCTAGCTAACAAG TGGATGGTTGATGAGAAGGAACTTAGAGTTATTCACTACACACTAGGTCCCCTTAAACCCTGGGACTGGTGGACAGCTTGGCTTGTAAAACCCGTGGAAATATGGCAG GATGTTAGGCAAAAACTTGAAGAATCTCTTCCTGGAACCGGTGGGGGAAGGAACCCTCATGATCAGCTGGTGGTCAAATTTTTATTTATTCTTCCCTTCTGCCTGCTGTTATTTGGTTATTACCAATCATGTTTTCAG AACAATAAGGATTTCCCAATCGTGCAGTCTTTATGTGCATTTGCTAGAAGAGGCCGTCATAAGTACAAATCTGAAGAAGCACTTCCATCTTATTCAGTAGTTGGTGTTTCATCATCTACATTTTCTACTTCAAATCAAACA ATCTCAAACGGGTCACATTTGAAGCTGCCTTCTTATTTTGGGGCGATTGCTGTGCTAATCTGTTTTATGTCTGCTGGTTTCtctcttgcctttgccttcacgaTCATTCCACGACAAATTAGGCCATGGACAGGTCTGCTACTGATGTTTGAGTGGACCTTTGTggcattcttcttattgtttggtAGCTATCTCCGTTTTGTCTACCGATGGGGAAGTATCAGTGCAACTCATGTAGGATATAGCAATTCTGATTCATCAGAGAATCGCGTGGCTACAG GCCATCAGCGCAATATATCCGACTTTGACATGGAGGCGACATTTTACTGGACAGGGATGGCAGTCATAGCTGTAGTTACTGTATTTTCACCAACTATCTTGGGTATAACTGCATTATTTGCAAA GCTAGGGTTGATGGTTGCTGGTGGTGTCCTGCTGGCATCTTTTATGACGTATGCTTCGGTGCATCTTGCTATCTCAGCTTTCCACAAGGGTCAGAAAGATAGGAATGGGTCGAGAACTAGAAGAATTTGCTTTTGGTGTTTGTAG
- the LOC123427247 gene encoding protein root UVB sensitive 2, chloroplastic yields the protein MDILEKIRGGGDKPAGMETPRKPESWVEISESVSRLCSFDAGGGGGVSVKLVQDNRMAHDKLVDSFLNKFFPSGYPYSVNEGYLTYTKFRALQHFSSAMLHVLSTQSLLFAAGLRPTPAQATAVSWILKDGMQHAGKLICSGMGARMDSEPKSWRIFADVLYDFGTALDFISPLCPQLFLEVAGLGNFAKGMAVVAARATRLPIYSSFAKEGNLSDLFAKGEAISTLFNVMGIGAGIGLSSTVCSTTQGKLIIGPLLSAVHIWGVVQEMRATPINTLNPQRTAMVVADFIKSGKVSSPAELRYREDLLFPNRLIEEAGSVKVGQPLRRVLSPRDVEQLRSTFPKEKFLLAQKGDKAYMVLEQSATGEDALRGWLVAALASEMERSGAGSRDAVLNDAYQKMESVFPMFVSEVKSRGWYTGQFLDGNHSRIAYAKSE from the exons ATGGACATACTC GAGAAAATTCGCGGAGGCGGCGACAAACCGGCCGGGATGGAGACGCCCCGGAAGCCGGAGTCCTGGGTGGAGATTTCAGAGTCCGTCTCGCGGCTCTGCAGCTTCGACgccggcgggggcgggggcgtatCT GTTAAACTTGTCCAGGATAACAGGATGGCACATGATAAGTTGGTTGATTCTTTCTTGAACAAGTTTTTTCCATCAGGTTATCCATACAG TGTGAATGAAGGTTACCTAACATATACCAAATTCCGAGCACTCCAGCATTTTTCTAGTGCTATGCTGCATGTGTTATCGACCCAG TCTTTATTATTTGCTGCAGGTCTACGGCCTACCCCTGCACAAGCAACGGCTGTAAGTTGG ATTCTaaaagatgggatgcagcatgcgGGAAAGCTCATATGTAGCGGCATGGGGGCAAGAATGGATTCAGAGCCAAAGAGTTGGAGGATATTTG CTGATGTTCTCTATGATTTTGGTACCGCCTTGGACTTCATTTCACCACTGTGTCCACAACTTTTTCTTGAAGTGGCGGGCTTGGGAAATTTCGCAAAG GGAATGGCTGTGGTTGCTGCCAGAGCGACAAGGCTACCGATATATTCATCTTTTGCCAAAGAAGGTAACCTTAGTGACTTGTTTGCTAAAGGGGAAGCCATCTCGACACTTTTCAATGTTATGGGGATAGGAGCTGGCATTGGATTATCATCTACTGTATGTTCAACAACTCAAGGGAAG CTAATCATAGGCCCGTTGCTTTCTGCCGTACATATATGGGGAGTCGTGCAAGAGATGAGGGCAACTCCTATAAACACACTTAATCCACAAAGAACAGCAATGGTGGTTGCTGATTTCATTAAG AGTGGAAAGGTTTCAAGCCCAGCGGAGCTGAGATACAGAGAAGATCTTCTGTTCCCAAACCGGTTAATAGAAGAAGCAGGCAGTGTGAAAGTTGGGCAACCGCTTCGCAGGGTTTTGAGCCCACGTGATGTCGAACAGCTGAGGTCTACCTTCCCAAAGGAGAAATTTCTACTCGCCCAAAAAGGCGACAAGGCTTACATGGTCCTTGAGCAGAGCGCAACTGGAGAGGATGCGCTTCGGGGGTGGCTGGTCGCTGCCTTGGCTTCGGAGATGGAGAGATCAGGTGCTGGATCGCGCGACGCCGTCCTGAATGACGCCTATCAGAAGATGGAGAGCGTGTTCCCCATGTTCGTTTCGGAAGTGAAGAGCAGGGGCTGGTACACGGGCCAGTTCTTGGATGGAAATCACAGCCGGATCGCATACGCGAAATCCGAATGA